In Mytilus edulis chromosome 7, xbMytEdul2.2, whole genome shotgun sequence, a single genomic region encodes these proteins:
- the LOC139482880 gene encoding uncharacterized protein yields MASSNSVRRSQSIKQCEVCETNAKIKVKCIDCDKFMCETCTRAHSKYKDAENHRLVDIKDITADDEVKNDQRKFKAVRCSRHIDQMCYMFCSSCSKLVCPTCIESDHQTHQLKTIESGCTDWINKLSDFHVEVSNETSLYLRKLDTLEKVDNLQYDEIIRQIEQDKKEAMEKVEQKFNAEKDNLGRQKKLISSLFTSRKDRISKQQDNIDQEKKHLNDIAASKDTAKFVEKAEEFESNHLKEVKDSNHSNRYNSKILQYTPGIVFGMEPNTTTNEIGVTFQQAFNIDLDIKDLKIDKSKTIWTSSIDSINQADAKKGVENLNITKRTPSSADIGEIKQIGVINIHCIVFLSSTGVYKLSKTDELIMKRVYLAKYNSRSLHISKENQLYIGMSFDDVKNSTDKAIIEVFSLEGKKLPAKTIFNTENQFLINGSVTCCATFNDENEFFTRKENSNRGTICYIDYNDDFNCGRIIKLNLNRDIQWEYRGNGIMNHEENSFNPCAMVVTGQDNIVVADLKQSSLHIIQPNGLLLALVDLTLVGLQGPDLLTIDGDGHLWIKTLTDKENGKLSELTYSGF; encoded by the coding sequence ATGGCTTCCTCAAATTCAGTAAGACGTTCTCAGAGTATAAAACAATGTGAAGTGTGCGAAACAAATGctaaaataaaagtgaaatgtATTGATTGTGACAAATTCATGTGTGAAACATGCACAAGGGCtcattcaaaatataaagatGCAGAAAATCATAGGCTTGTAGATATAAAAGATATCACTGCAGATGATGAAGTCAAAAATGATCAAAGAAAATTCAAGGCAGTCAGATGTAGCAGACACATAGACCAAATGTGTTATATGTTCTGCAGCTCATGTAGTAAACTTGTGTGTCCAACATGCATAGAGTCTGATCACCAGACACATCAGTTAAAAACCATAGAAAGTGGCTGCACTGATTGGATAAACAAATTATCTGATTTTCACGTTGAAGTTTCTAATGAAACCAGTTTATATCTCAGGAAACTGGACACACTGGAAAAAGTTGATAATTTGCAGTATGATGAGATAATTCGTCAAATCGAACAGGATAAAAAAGAAGCAATGGAAAAAGTAGAACAAAAGTTCAATGCTGAAAAAGACAACTTGGGAAGACAAAAGAAATTAATTTCTAGTCTTTTTACCTCTAGGAAAGACAGAATTAGCAAGCAGCAAGATAATATTGACCAAGAAAAGAAGCATCTTAATGATATTGCTGCAAGTAAAGACACAgcaaaatttgttgaaaaagcaGAAGAATTTGAAAGTAATCATTTGAAAGAGGTAAAAGATTCCAATCATTCAAATCGCTATAATTCAAAAATACTGCAGTACACACCAGGAATCGTGTTTGGAATGGAACCAAATACAACTACCAATGAAATTGGTGTTACATTTCAACAAGCATTTAACATAGATTTAGACATAAAGGACTTGAAAATTGACAAAAGCAAGACAATATGGACATCTAGCATTGATAGTATCAATCAAGCTGACGCTAAGAAGGGTGTTGAAAATTTAAACATCACTAAAAGAACCCCAAGTTCAGCAGACATCGGAGAAATTAAACAAATTGGAGTAATAAACATTCATTGTATTGTGTTCCTAAGTTCAACAGGTGTTTACAAGTTGAGTAAAACAGATGAATTAATTATGAAAAGAGTTTATTTAGCCAAATATAACTCAAGGTCACTGCACATTTCCAAGGAAAATCAATTATATATTGGAATGAGCTTTGATGATGTTAAAAACAGCACTGACAAAGCAATCATAGAAGTCTTCAGCTTGGAAGGGAAGAAGTTACCAGCAAAAACCATTTTCAATACAGAAAATCAATTTCTCATCAATGGTTCTGTTACCTGTTGTGCCACCTTTAACGACGAAAATGAATTTTTCACAAGGAAAGAGAATTCAAACAGAGGAACTATATGTTACATTGATTATAATGATGACTTTAACTGTGGAAGAATTATCAAACTTAACTTGAATCGTGACATTCAATGGGAATACAGAGGAAATGGAATTATGAATCATGAAGAGAATTCATTTAATCCCTGTGCAATGGTGGTAACAGGTCAAGACAACATTGTGGTTGCAGACTTAAAACAAAGTTCCCTACACATTATTCAGCCAAATGGACTTTTACTGGCTTTAGTGGATTTGACCTTGGTAGGATTACAGGGACCAGATCTGCTGACCATAGATGGAGATGGACACCTGTGGATTAAAACTCTCACAGACAAAGAAAATGGGAAACTATCTGAACTGACATATTCtggtttttaa